CAGGGGCGGGAGCGGGGAGCGGGGGCGATATGGCTAAGCGGCACACGAGGGTACACGCGAAGGTATACACTCAAGGGCACTCTCAAGGGCACACTCAAGCGAACACTCAAGCGAACACTCAAGCGAACACTCAAGCGTACACTCAAGCCCACATCAAGCGCACACAATGGCGCACCCACATCAAGCGTACGCAATGGCGCAACCACCTCCGCGCGCGGTCGCGGGGCGCCCCTCCATGCTTACGTCGACGCACTCCACGTGGGAACTACTGCCAATGTGGACAAAGAGGCAGCCTAAAAACGCCTCGCTCAAAATGTTCTGCTTCACGAACATCTGCAAATGGTCGAAGGAAACTATCATACACAGGTAGTTCAGCGACAACGACAGGCACTTATCAGCGAAATTCAAGTAGTCAGTAAAGTCTACCACATATCTAATGTAGCAGATCAATTTGTCGTAATGCATTCTTTCCTCGTCTGTGTAATTCGTATTGATAATAGCTTTCAAAATGAGAAGGGCAATTTTTTCGAGGAATATTATGTACttattttcgaaattttttagcaGCAATTTCCATGTCTCATTCATTTCGTCGAAGTAAATGGATCTGtacaaaaacatatttaaaatttttaggCACCACTTTTTCGACTTCAGCAGGATGATTAAGAATAGCCTATCTACATTGTGATCTTTGTTATGAATAAGTTCGCTTAAATTTTCATATGATGTTTCTTCCGTAATTTTGGCAACAGATATGGGTCCCTTAGCAGACGACTCACTCGTGTTAGTAAAATACAATTTATGTACGTAAGCATCCAAATCCATGTCTAATATGTTCACTATATTTGTGAATAATATTTCAAGTTCGTTCTTGATTAACTCTTCTGGCAAGCTGCTAAAATGACACAGTAaagttttatataaaaacttCACGATTTTCTTCACCATAAACACGACGTATATACTCTCCATGTAATTCAACAAAGTACATAACAGTCGATTAAAAATCGGGAAGAATATCTTTATTATGTCCTTAAACCCTGCTAACAAATTTTCACATGGTATTTTTAAAGCGCTATATTCTCCCGTTTCTAGCAAGTCCTTATTGCTACTATTTATGTGTGAGATGAAGTAGTTGTGATATAGCACAGAATATGAATTATTGTTCTGCGTCCTCGGGATGTacttcttcaccattttgttcattaaaAACATGAGGGAGTAGAAGTTTTGAAAGTGTATGACCACTCGGTGGGTGTTGCTTACTCCGTTATTCCCCCCTTCTTTCATATTCtccatttggctagctgcaGCACCGCACTTCATCAAATCGGTTAGGCAACTCAACGTCGAGTTATAGTCACCGTTTATGACATTCGCCAAGTCGTTACTATTataaatagaaataaaattaaaggtgTTGAAAATATCGCCTAGTAAATTTCCCCACTTGTAGGGGTAATCTATCAAAAAtaggttaaaaaatatgtcaatGAAATATAAGCATATGTTAAACTTCTTCATTTCTACTATGCTTTTGTGCCTTTTAAAAGATCTATACATGTTCTTGTTAATGAACTCCATCAAGGTAGAaaactttttgttttcatcacAGTTAATTACACACGAATTTTTAATCAggagcaaaattttttctttcaaataTGCCCATTCCTTTTCGCTGATATGTTTCGAGGCATTCTCACCATTTTCGAGCAACtcaaaatttttggaaatatcttcacttaaaaatttaatgaacaGAAAGTTGTCACCTGCAATATGTGAATAAGTCTTGTCTTCCCATTCCTGGTTGCCGCTACTCCACGTGTCCTTGCGTAATATCTCCCCACTCCCTTTGCTATATATCAAACAGTTGAagttttttacttcttttttgtacttACTCCTCTCGTAATCCTTTATGATGCTCTTTAGATATTTATTTAcgtaatgaaaaatgtaattctTTAAACATATAATCATCATCAACCTTGTGAAATGGAATTCCTCTCCCTTCACATGGGAATTATTAATAGCTTGAATGATCCTAACAATGTCTAAGTTGCTGTCCTTAAACTTTTTAGAAATGTCATAACTGACATGTTTATCCTTTACCAGCTCGACAAAAATGTCCACATAGCGTTTTATTTCAACCTTGCAGCTGGTTTCCACGTCATGTTGGTAATTTGCACCTCCTTCCACATAGTTGGCTTCGAAAATGTTTAAGTGTTCCGTTTCGTCTATCTGCTCGTGGTAGTTATTTAGGTCCACAAATAACGTGTCgtttattttgataaaattttccattatcCTTCCGCGGcgtttttaaatgaaaatgaagtGACAAACTTGCAGTGAACCTTGCAGTGAACTTTCAGTGGTTCTTACCAAGTTCACTTCAGGGTTACTTCCACAAATGAATCGAAGTTTAGTGAATTTTTAATGGCCTTATGCACTGAatcctttttgcaaatttttgcaaaagaatTCATTTGTTATGTATTGTAATATGATCCATTTCAgcgtggttttttttttctttatcccCCACCCCTTGCGTATCTTTGCATTTATCCTGGCACTAACCCAGTATAactgcaccttttttttggtgcacaCGTACGGTTGGCTGGTTGTTGTACACGTTAGCTACGAATTTTCTCTTTGTCTGTACAAATGCTTGTGTACCCCATTTGTCTCTCTCCACTATGTGCGATGGCGAGCGCGTAGTTTCTTCATGGAGGTAAAAAATATCTGTAAATTGTTTAATTAGTTACAGTGgcgttgaaaaaaaaaaaaaaaaagggaaagaagttAAATAATGCGCGTAAACTTAACACCCTAAAAAAACTCAAATGTGTAATAAGCAATTCACAATATATCTTCAATTCAGTGTAACCATTTAAGCGAATTAAGCACAgggttttcctttttccctcttttaatttcttttacttttccaTGTTCTACGTTAATAAGCCaagttttttcaaatgtgcaCAAGTGCAATGTTTTAAGACTTGCCTTGCGAAATTTTATTCAGCCAATAAAATCGTTACATATTTAAGATTGGCCGCACAAGGGTTCCGTGCGCAAAGGGGTTTCCTTGGAGTTTATTCACTTTAGCACATTTCACGCAATTTTTGCTCACTCATTTGTTTGCTCCTTTTAGTATTTATttagtaatttatttatctattttattttatttttatttNNNNNNNNNNNNNNNNNNNNNNNNNNNNNNNNNNNNNNNNNNNNNNNNNNNNNNNNNNNNNNNNNNNNNNNNNNNNNNNNNNNNNNNNNNNNNNNNNNNNNNNNNNNNNNNNNNNNNNNNNNNNNNNNNNNNNNNNNNNNNNNNNNNNNNNNNNNNNNNNNNNNNNNNNNNNNNNNNNNNNNNNNNNNNNNNNNNNNNNNNNNNNNNNNNNNNNNNNNNNNNNNNNNNNNNNNNNNNNNNNNNNNNNNNNNNNNNNNNNNNNNNNNNNNNNNNNNNNNNNNNNNNNNNNNNNNNNNNNNNNNNNNNNNNNNNNNNNNNNNNNNNNNNNNNNNNNNNNNNNNNNNNNNNNNNNNNNNNNNNNNNNNNNNNNNNNNNNNNNNNNNNNNNNNNNNNNNNNNNNNNNNNNNNNNNNNNNNNNNNNNNNNNNNNNNNNNNNNNNNNNNNNNNNNNNNNNNNNNNNNNNNNNNNNNNNNNNNNNNNNNNNNNNNNNNNNNNNNNNNNNNNNNNNNNNNNNNNNNNNNNNNNNNNNNNNNNNNNNNNNNNNNNNNNNNNNNNNNNNNNNNNNNNNNNNNNNNNNNNNNNNNNNNNNNNNNNNNNNNNNNNNNNNNNNNNNNNNNNNNNNNNNNNNNNNNNNNNNNNNNNNNNNNNNNTGAACAGGCAaggtattaaaaataaaaaaaagaaaaaatactcaTTGGCTAGCTTAAATTTTAATAGCTTTTCCTTTGGGGGGCTACTAAAGTAAAAAGTCTCTATTGGTGTTTTCTCAATAACTAagtaatgtttttttttgggggttaAAATTCtaggatgtaaaaaattacggGCAGCTATTAAACGgttgtgattttttctttcttctttctccctcattttaattaacacattttataattGTCAACACTACGGTATTCCCAGTCCATTTTTATTGCTATGCTGTCATTTATGTGAGTGCGGGATTGGTTCCCCTCATGAAAGATCCAAGGATGGCGTATGTCAAATTAATCGACAGAATAACTCCTCCGTTTGGGTAGAGCCACCCACGTGGGCAAACTTACCAGTTAACTTTTAAACGCACGAATTGCGCTGCTATTTCGCAGTTATCCAAATTGTCCCTACACACAAATTAGTAAAACGCGGATTTATTCGTTCAGACGATTTGTTCATATTAGCCATGGGTATCTTACACGCCCATCAGTCATAATGCCTATTCTTGGCACCTTCACTTTTTGCTGTTAAATATGTTGAGTTCGATTTCTTGCTATTCCCAGCTGGATTGGAATTATGCGCAGCGGCGGTACCCATTTCATTTCGTAGCAACGCATAATTGTCTATCCTATTTTTTGAGGCATAAAACATGCCACTCGTGTGGTCCATGTCGTTTGAATTGTTTTGCTTACTAAACCGTTCGTTCAGTCGTTCACCAAAGGGCTCACCGAAGGGTTCTTCGTACCGATTTCCAAACCGATCGCTTACCAATTTCGCGCTCCAGTTGTTCCTCTTATTATTGTGTTGTCCCATCGGTTGTCTATTCGACTTGTAAAACGTCGCGTTGTTCATTTCACTTCTCATGTAGTCATTCTTTTGTTCTCCAGCGTGATACTTATTCTTGTAAAATCCATTGTTGCTACTGAGCTTCTTAGTGGTTATGTTGCTACTTCCAAACCGTTTTCCCACTGGTCTTTTTTCGTAGTAGGTCTTTCTGTTGAAGTTGCCGTCGCTGGCTTTTTCCTCGCCCTGGTTGTTCTTATTGTGTGCGCTGTATTTTTTCACAGAGGGGGGGGCGTTTGCATCAGTGTTATTGTCGGTGTTATTGTTGGCGTTATTTTCGGCGTTCATGTCGGCGTCCATGTCCGCGTTCATGCCCGCGTTTGTGTCTGTATTTTCTTCCAGCTTTCCTTCCAACTTTGCATCCCCGATCGCATTTTCgaccacttcttctcctccttctctaCCCGAGTTGTCCCACTTTCTACCCGAAGAAAAACTCAAAAAGGGTGCCTTGTTATTCTGTGGACCATTCTTGTGGACCAACTGCAAAGACCTCTTCTGATGATTTGGGCGgtaattattatttctttggTAGTACTTGTTTTCCCCCTGATGGGCGGCGTTGCTATTTAATACATGCATGTGGTTTTTTGAACCCGAGAAGTAATTACTCTTTGCAGTGTTATAACTATCGCCCACAGTGTTGTCTACATATTCGCCTTTATTTCCCCGAGTGGAGAACCCGCCCCTACCTTCGATCACCAGTTCCCTTTCATTTGCCATTTCCGAGTTCGTTTGAACATCCGTGTTGTCCTTACTTCTTGCAGCATCCTCCTCAGTGGTGCCTCGACTTCCTAACGTTTCTGTCATTTGGGAGAGATTCTCATGGATGTCCTTTTCCACACCACTGTTGGTGTAAGTTGAACACAATTCGTAtacttttatttcctcctcaaatatttcattgttgttttttttcctgttctcCTGATCGATGTATGTTTCTAACAGATTATTATATCTGCCGCTCATCCAACATTcgaattctttaaaattaaaagagggGGTTACTTCGTCCGTGTTCCTACTCCTTTGATCTGTTTTCGGGACGAACATTTTGCCTCTATTTTCTGGGCCATTCGAATGGTTTTGCTTTCCGCCATTTGGGGGATTCTTATCTTTCTCACCTTGTAATGAGTTTGTGTGATCCTTCTCATCCCCATTCGCTGCTGCGTGATGGTATTCATCCCCGTTTGTGGGTACCGGACTTTTTGTGGAGTCTCCCGGATGGGTCGTAAAATGCTTCGCTCGtcgttcacttttttttacatgtgcaCCGCTACCTTCTCCTTCCATTGTTGTATAATCCCCTTTCTTGTATTCCTTTCTCCTTATCTCCTTCATTACGTCTTTTTCGCCACTGTTATTAATCTTGCTTCTACCACTATCGCTGGTATCCGCTTGTGGGGTAAaactatatttattttcgcttttcatATAATCAGAATTACCTCCTGTGGTGATGCTCTCTTTTTGGTTGTCCCTACCATCATTGGTATGTGTGGGCTTAGCATAGGATTTGTTAGCCTGGTCAATATTGCCATGGTGTGAAGGACTACCCATGGTAGAGCTATTTTTCTTACCAGCACGGGGTATATGATTATGAGTCTTTTCATCACTATTGTGGTACGTACCAGCTGACGATGTAGGGTTGGTCGTGTGTATGACCTGTTTGCCCACCAACTCGGTGCTATTTCTACTCGCGTTTCCTTCTGTAAACACTTCAAAAGAATCATTTTCGTCACACCCGTTggtttctttcccttttgtatCGTCACTAATGGGTAAGTGTTTGTTATAATTAGTACTTTGGATTTGCTTGCTAAACgaattcactttttttttgctagcACTACTACTATCGTTACCAACATTTGTGCTGTCAtttctttcaaaataattcGCGTCATATTTCTTGGGGTATTTTTCCGCTACGTGAAATCGCGTGTCCTTCTGCTTCACACCCGttgattcttttttgttcttaaaaTTGTTTCTTCTAAAATTAAggctttcgttttttccattttgttcgtaTCGTTCGTATTGTTCGTGTCGTTTGTTTTGTTCGTGCTGCTCGTATCGATCGTATCGATCGTATCGCTCGTATCGTTCATACCGTTCGTATCGCTCGTGCTGCTCATTCTGGTTCATCCAGTACACACCGTGGTCGTGGCTGCCGCTTTTCTCCCCATACCTGTTGGCGCTCCCCGTGCTATCTTCATTATTGCCATTACGATAGTGATTCTTGTAGTTACTCATTTTATAATTGTCTCCGTTGTGGAAATTatcgttcatttttgcagagTTGCCCATTTGGGCTGTTCCACCAACATTTTTGTAACCCCCGTTAATTGCGTTTCTATACGTGTGGGGGGTTCCATTTTTGAAGCCCCTTTCATTTACCCTATGTGGCTCATTATTTCTACCGTGACtgttgttgctgctgttgGGGGAATTCCCCCCAGGAGCATAactctcttcatttttgtaattctctCCGCTTCTAAAGTCCCCACTGGTCGTGTTGTAatcctcatttttgtctcTACAGCTCTTCCAACATTCGTCTCTCTTACTGTGACCAAAAGTTTTGTAGTTGTCACTGTTTCTGTTGGAGTTCCCACAGTTGGGGTTGTTCCTTCTAACCTCCTTCTTAAAGGATGCCCCATTTTTGGCATTATTAAACCCTGggaattttttgtaatttccatttttctgaCTCGTCACGTTATTGCTGCTTGTCTCCTCATTACTGTTTtctttatcctttttattttgatgcTCGCTTCGCTTAAAGGGACACGTCTTCTTGCTGCTCCCGCTTGTTGTTCTGTTAACACCGGAATTTATATGATCATTCGGGCTATCATCTTTTGGGCCCCGTTCAGtctttccttcctcctcgGTTATTACGTCTAACTCATCCTTCACTacatctttatttttattcatattggCATTTTTACTCTGCCTTATGTTGATACTATGAATAGGTTCGCTCGTTTTCGCTCCTTCCCCCATTGCtgcattttccttcttaCTACTCTCAtccttttcattattttgtttggTGCTGACACggctctccattttggcatACTTCGTCTCTTCCACGGAAGTATCAACTGGTTTGTTGTCGTCATTGCCCCCTTTAGATGCAGAACCCCTTTTGTCATTCGCAGGAGGGTCTTTGCTCACATTCTTCTTGTCGCAAGTTGGAGGACTCGTTTCggatttctccttttcctcatGGCTAGGAGGCACCTTCTTAGCATTCTGCAACGAGTTGAACTTATCATCATCGTTGCAATTTCTGTATGGCAACAAATTActgtaagtttttttttttacttcacttTTTGGTAACACTTTATGTAATGTTTCAAcattttcccttcccccaAATTCTCTATTGCTGCTTTGGCTGTTGTCCCTTTGTTCATTGCATGCACCGATCCCACTGCTTTGTGTTTTTCCTCTGTTGTCATTGTTTGAGGAACCCCGTGCGACATGACCATGTTGATAATTATCTCCCCCTTTCACGACATTGTTATGGTTACACACGCTACTCTTGCTGTCATCATGCACGACACCTTCCGTGGTAGTCCTTACGGGGGTACCCTCTGCGACACCGGCACTGTCTTTACAATAATGCACTTCCTCATtacccttcttcttcttcttcttcgcatCGTCTGTCGTGTCACTATCAGCTTTAAAAGCTGGCGTtgttgtgcctttttttaacacacTTTGATTAATGTTGGCTTTGAGATTTTCACCCACAATTTCTTGAGAGGAGCACCCACTTGCGTTACTGCTGTTTTTAAGCATGTTCACTTTATCATCTGTGTTGATCAAATTGGCGGAGTGACTCTCCTGGTTGTTATTTCTGTTTTCCTCTTTGGCGTGATCGTATTTTCCTGTGCTTTGATTTTTCGCCTCTTTCTgaatgttcattttttttttataaaggggacttctttctctttctttgcGCTTTTccctctgctttttttttttttatgttcctttTAATGTGAGTTTTCCCAACACGCGGTTAAGAAGCATGTGCCGCTgcccttttgttttcccaACGCGGGGTTAAGAAGCATGTGCCCCTGCCTACGTGCATAGCGATATTTATCTGCGCGCCGACGTGTGCCTGCATGCCGAACTGTGTAGGCCTGCACTGAGGAGAACGTAAACCTACGTGGGCGTTGTGTAAAGATGTGAGAAGGGATGATCCAATAAATATCAGCATACACCCCCGCGTATTTTCTCAAGTGCCTTTTTCAGGTTCGATTTTTaaggtcaaaaaaaaaaaaaaaaatggataaggATAGCATAAAGATGGCATAAAGATGGCATGAGGATGGCATAAAGCTGGCAGGATAGCAGAAGGGCAAAATAACGCTTTTGGTTCGGTTCACAAgcgtacaaaaaatttgttcgacaaaatatttttacttgtAAGGcatgtgtttaaaaaaaaattaattcacgTCAACCTCTTAAGACATTGAGTATGGCAACAATTACGAGTAAAGccatgtttaaaaaaaggagaaaaaaatttaataaccgaattgaaaaaataagcacaaGAAAGTGTACACGCGTAACACATGAATGTCATATCCGCGAGGTAGGTAAAGCAAAAGTGcaatacatacataaatgaataaataaataaatgaataaataaataaatgaataaataaatgaataaataaataaatcgTCACAAAATGCCCCTTTTAAGAGttctatttttctttataacggaaaaaaagtcCGCTTTGGGAGGGAGCACACTCGGTAGGAACGAACTCTCtggaggttaaaaaaaaacaaaaaagatgaGAACGGGAAAAAAGCCTCACGAAAGATCACATCTATGTGGCTCATAAACGGCAAAAAGGATCGCACGCAACAAAACGCACGTAGTATGTTTTGCATAACTGAAGGCGCGCTTCACCATgcaagcaaaaaaggagcatacatacgtatggcCAAAGAAtgacatatgcatataatatattatattgctCGCGTTAACGTTGTATTTTCCTATTATCATCTTCCCGTTAACCTGTTTACATATcctctctttttattttttgcaaacattcgtacttttccccttttgatgctacccttttttatggctaaatttttttttttttccctgtgtTTGGTTATAgtgtcatttatttttttgataaaaacaCATAAGGGTGTTGaatgcattttatttttttttcttttttctcacatttggcatacacttttttttcgtgcgaCTCggagggcattttttttaaagcgtcGCTTatcgtttatttttaaaagtacgttttttttcaaatatctttttttctttttaataaaaataccgttattttaaaaataccgcttttttcttgtccCTCCCCCGCTCCACcgtgaaaatataatttaacgAGTGAAAAACCAAAGCTACCTTTTTATCAACAATTTCGAAAGAGCTGAgtcagaaaagaaaaaaaaaaatacatatagtGACATCATAATTTTGATATTTGTTGACATGCATGGCGATGCATCTCTTTATCTGTTTGTACCCCTTCTCGTTCGCTtcaagttggaaaaaaaagggggcggcTTGCTGAGCCCACGGGGGACCTACTGTGCGTTTGAGTCAGTACATACGTAGAGGTTATAATCGATGCTGCGCTTGTTAGCACATATGGGCGTACAGCCCCACTTACGCATACCTTCCTACTACGTTTAAAATTCCCAGTTTTATcacacccttttttgttagaATGTTTGGACAACGCGGTGCGGTAAAGTTCGCGCAACGTGAATGCCACGAGGCGGGTCGTATCTGGAAATGCCAGAGTGGAAAAacggcacaaaaaaggggcaaaaaaggcgcaaaaaaggggcaaaaaaggcacaaaaaaggcgcaaaatAAAGCGGCACAAAAACGGCGCAAAATAAAGCGGCACAAAAACGGCGCTCAAGACAGATATAACGAATTATTAAAGACAGGCCAGCGTACAAATGcgatatgtgcacatatgcacgtatgtataaCACACGCATTTGTATGGATACACTCGCGCACAAAGGATAAGACGCGAAAAGCGACTCCAAAAAACATACGTCTAACAACATACGTTCAACAACATACGTTCAACAACATACGTTCAACAACACACGTCTAACAACATACGTCTTACAACACACGTCTTACAACACACGTCTAACAACATACGTCTAACAAattggtggtaaaaaaaaatgttttaactttcgccaaaaaaacatttctttttgctcTACGCATTTTTGCGCTTGtaaaatgtatgtttttcGGAACAACCTTTGAGGGAGACAGAGAGAGATGCTTGGCATCACGCGTCTTGTCCTCTTATGCTAGTGCTTCTTCCCAAACGAGTGCGCATAATGTGTGTATGGGCACGCATGTAAGTATGCGCATCGGCATATACATGCGTTTGGGGAAGCCTTTCAAAATGCGCTGAACACACCTTTCCACTGCCCTCTAAGAATTCATCCTCCTGAGCATTTCCTCCTGTCGACTTTTCAAATCTACACTTTGAAAAAGTATTCTTGTTTTTTCAATGGTCTCCTCAAGATACTTGTGAACCATATCTGAGCTCCATTCGGCTAGCTGCCTTGACGTCTTTATGTCATCATCGTCCtgactctccttttttacttttgacAAAGTTTCATCCTCAAGACGTGATATATTTTCGAACCCCACTTCCAAGTCGGAGTAGATTGGGTACGCCTGTATGTTCCCTACATGGGGCAGAGGGGAATTCCCCACAAGGAGGGGCACGTGCACGGTGTGGCGGCAGGTGTAGCGGTAGGTGTAGCGGTAGGTGTAGCGGTAGGTGTAGCGGCACGGTGTAGCGTCACGGTGACAAAGCAACACCTTATCACGTTAGGACGTTATCACGATAGGACGTTATCACGATAGAACGCTAACACGATAGGACGCTATCACGATAGGACGCTATCCCGATAGGACGTTATCACGTTAACACAggcaagggggaaaaaaccaaaaaaactAAATTAACGCACGCGCACTTTGGATAGCTTATCCCCCATGCACGGCACGTTTTCGAGCGGTTacccttttccccctccaaGTACAACCTCCTATTCTTcgcgctcttttttttttcgaaaattttttccattccgaTGTCATTTTCTTTCTCGACTTTCATATGCTTCGTCGCTGCGGGAAGAGGTAGGATATTTAGGGGGAACCAGTTTGTGCACATGgctatgttttatttttttcgggTTGAATAGGCCTGTTGTACGATTGGCGAGGAAGTATACACCCCTGGGGGGGGACCATGCTCTGTGACATGATCGCACTAACCGTTTAGCCACCTCCTGTCATTCATTTTGAtcaacttttcattttttctcttatttcTTGAGCTAAATTTCAAGGATATTTTATTGTCCAATGCTTTGGCGTCATTCGTTTTGATGATCTTATTAGACGCGTTCTTCGAGAGGGGCAAAGGCACATTGCCTATCTTACTACATTTGTCATCACGTAATACATAAGTACAGTTATTTACCTTCCTCAAATTGGGTTTCATATCATAATTGTTCATACTTATAAGCTCTCTTCTTCTCATGTTGTTGTTCAGGTTTGAAAAGGatacttttttgtttctttgaATGCACGTATTAATGGTAATTCTCTTAAAATCATCTATATCGTTACGcagtttattcattttaaagtgtaaatttttcattttgtcattCCACTTATGACATAATACGTCCATGGCGT
The window above is part of the Plasmodium cynomolgi strain B DNA, chromosome 11, whole genome shotgun sequence genome. Proteins encoded here:
- a CDS encoding hypothetical protein (putative), yielding WAGYTFFFFFFFFLEQPNVSFFYFASQLSRKVHLEENAMDVLCHKWNDKMKNLHFKMNKLRNDIDDFKRITINTCIQRNKKVSFSNLNNNMRRRELISMNNYDMKPNLRKVNNCTYVLRDDKCSKIGNVPLPLSKNASNKIIKTNDAKALDNKISLKFSSRNKRKNEKLIKMNDRRWLNATKHMKVEKENDIGMEKIFEKKKSAKNRRLYLEGEKGNIQAYPIYSDLEVGFENISRLEDETLSKVKKESQDDDDIKTSRQLAEWSSDMVHKYLEETIEKTRILFQSVDLKSRQEEMLRRMNS
- a CDS encoding hypothetical protein (putative), which gives rise to MNIQKEAKNQSTGKYDHAKEENRNNNQESHSANLINTDDKVNMLKNSSNASGCSSQEIVGENLKANINQSVLKKGTTTPAFKADSDTTDDAKKKKKKGNEEVHYCKDSAGVAEGTPVRTTTEGVVHDDSKSSVCNHNNVVKGGDNYQHGHVARGSSNNDNRGKTQSSGIGACNEQRDNSQSSNREFGGRENVETLHKVLPKSEVKKKTYSNLLPYRNCNDDDKFNSLQNAKKVPPSHEEKEKSETSPPTCDKKNVSKDPPANDKRGSASKGGNDDNKPVDTSVEETKYAKMESRVSTKQNNEKDESSKKENAAMGEGAKTSEPIHSINIRQSKNANMNKNKDVVKDELDVITEEEGKTERGPKDDSPNDHINSGVNRTTSGSSKKTCPFKRSEHQNKKDKENSNEETSSNNVTSQKNGNYKKFPGFNNAKNGASFKKEVRRNNPNCGNSNRNSDNYKTFGHSKRDECWKSCRDKNEDYNTTSGDFRSGENYKNEESYAPGGNSPNSSNNSHGRNNEPHRVNERGFKNGTPHTYRNAINGGYKNVGGTAQMGNSAKMNDNFHNGDNYKMSNYKNHYRNGNNEDSTGSANRYGEKSGSHDHGVYWMNQNEQHERYERYERYERYDRYDRYEQHEQNKRHEQYERYEQNGKNESLNFRRNNFKNKKESTGVKQKDTRFHVAEKYPKKYDANYFERNDSTNVGNDSSSASKKKVNSFSKQIQSTNYNKHLPISDDTKGKETNGCDENDSFEVFTEGNASRNSTELVGKQVIHTTNPTSSAGTYHNSDEKTHNHIPRAGKKNSSTMGSPSHHGNIDQANKSYAKPTHTNDGRDNQKESITTGGNSDYMKSENKYSFTPQADTSDSGRSKINNSGEKDVMKEIRRKEYKKGDYTTMEGEAANGDEKDHTNSLQGEKDKNPPNGGKQNHSNGPENRGKMFVPKTDQRSRNTDEVTPSFNFKEFECWMSGRYNNLLETYIDQENRKKNNNEIFEEEIKVYELCSTYTNSGVEKDIHENLSQMTETLGSRGTTEEDAARSKDNTDVQTNSEMANERELVIEGRGGFSTRGNKGEYVDNTVGDSYNTAKSNYFSGSKNHMHVLNSNAAHQGENKYYQRNNNYRPNHQKRSLQLVHKNGPQNNKAPFLSFSSGRKWDNSGREGGEEVVENAIGDAKLEGKLEENTDTNAGMNADMDADMNAENNANNNTDNNTDANAPPSVKKYSAHNKNNQGEEKASDGNFNRKTYYEKRPVGKRFGSSNITTKKLSSNNGFYKNKYHAGEQKNDYMRSEMNNATFYKSNRQPMGQHNNKRNNWSAKLVSDRFGNRYEEPFGEPFGERLNERFSKQNNSNDMDHTSGMFYASKNRIDNYALLRNEMGTAAAHNSNPAGNSKKSNSTYLTAKSEGAKNRHYD